A stretch of the Flavobacterium aquiphilum genome encodes the following:
- a CDS encoding cytochrome-c peroxidase: protein MKKIVFLFVAFLLFSCSDSKPKAEQINDLYQSDLLVLKDDVTQLQHLVEEGAPQKQLQKQFLKAHESYKRVESICEYYFPSVSKAINGPAIDEYEYDDGITVPPAGLQVIEEYIFPNYDTNSKKELLKEIGILNANLVRLESISKTNELTDAAVFDAMRLEVFRIITLGITGFDSPIALNSLPEAKISLETIGKQLAVYGESEQNASTLKIIKEGATYLDMHSKFNEFDRAYFIKNYLNPLSKAIYKTQLALKIPLFKESRGLKVATQTLFDKNAFDTEAFSGFPDYKTTKEKIELGQLLFNDPILSGNNIRSCSSCHHADKAFTDGLETAATLDGKKMLKRNTPTLSNIAYQRNFFYDSRVNYLEDQAVAVITNENEMHGSLEKSALDLKKNKKYADYFAKAFPGKEITAFTIKNALASYIRSLSNYDSKFDGFMRGEEKFNRDEVAGFNLFAGKAKCSTCHFIPLTNGTVPPNFDRSESEVLGVPGKDKKIDKDLGKFDLTKADVNRYSFKTPTIRNIALTAPYMHNGVFKSLEEVVDFYNNGGGSGLGFNLPNQTLPGDKLNLSPLEKKQLIAFMKTLTDEKQY from the coding sequence ATGAAGAAAATTGTTTTCCTTTTTGTTGCTTTTTTGCTGTTTTCCTGCTCAGATTCTAAACCCAAAGCGGAGCAAATTAATGATTTGTATCAATCGGATTTGCTTGTTTTAAAAGATGATGTTACCCAATTACAACATTTGGTCGAAGAAGGAGCGCCCCAAAAACAATTGCAAAAGCAATTTCTAAAAGCACACGAAAGTTATAAAAGAGTCGAGTCTATTTGTGAATATTACTTTCCGTCAGTTTCCAAAGCAATAAACGGTCCTGCAATTGATGAATACGAATACGATGACGGAATTACGGTTCCGCCTGCGGGGCTTCAGGTGATTGAGGAATATATTTTTCCGAATTATGATACCAATTCCAAAAAGGAGCTTCTGAAAGAGATTGGGATTTTGAATGCGAATTTGGTTCGGTTGGAATCGATTTCCAAAACCAATGAACTGACCGATGCGGCTGTTTTTGATGCGATGCGTTTGGAAGTTTTCAGAATCATTACTTTGGGAATTACAGGATTTGATTCTCCAATAGCCTTGAATTCTTTGCCCGAAGCCAAAATTTCATTGGAAACTATCGGAAAACAGTTGGCTGTTTATGGAGAAAGTGAACAGAATGCTTCGACTTTAAAAATAATCAAAGAAGGTGCAACCTATTTGGATATGCATTCGAAGTTCAATGAATTTGATCGGGCATATTTCATTAAAAACTATCTGAATCCGTTGAGTAAAGCGATTTATAAAACACAGTTAGCACTAAAAATCCCTTTGTTTAAGGAAAGCCGTGGATTGAAAGTTGCCACTCAAACTTTATTTGACAAAAATGCTTTTGACACTGAAGCTTTTTCGGGATTCCCGGATTATAAAACCACAAAAGAGAAAATAGAATTGGGGCAACTGTTGTTTAACGATCCTATTTTGTCGGGCAATAATATACGCTCATGTTCGTCATGTCATCATGCGGACAAAGCTTTTACCGATGGTTTGGAAACTGCTGCTACATTGGACGGAAAGAAAATGCTAAAAAGGAATACTCCAACACTTTCCAATATTGCTTATCAAAGAAACTTTTTTTACGATTCGAGAGTGAATTATCTCGAAGACCAAGCAGTTGCCGTAATTACAAATGAAAATGAAATGCACGGTTCTTTGGAAAAATCAGCTTTGGATTTAAAGAAAAACAAAAAGTATGCTGACTATTTTGCGAAAGCATTTCCAGGAAAAGAAATAACTGCTTTCACAATCAAAAATGCTTTGGCTTCCTACATTCGGTCATTGAGTAATTATGATTCCAAATTTGACGGTTTTATGAGGGGTGAAGAAAAATTTAATCGTGATGAAGTTGCCGGTTTTAACCTTTTTGCAGGCAAAGCCAAATGCTCCACTTGTCATTTTATTCCTTTGACCAATGGAACTGTTCCTCCAAATTTTGACCGATCGGAAAGTGAAGTTTTGGGTGTTCCCGGAAAAGATAAAAAGATAGATAAGGATTTGGGTAAATTTGATTTGACGAAAGCAGATGTGAATCGGTATTCATTCAAAACCCCAACGATTCGAAATATTGCTTTAACGGCTCCTTATATGCACAATGGTGTTTTCAAAAGTTTGGAAGAAGTGGTTGATTTTTACAATAACGGAGGAGGAAGTGGTTTGGGGTTTAATTTACCCAATCAAACTTTGCCTGGCGATAAATTAAATTTAAGTCCATTGGAAAAGAAACAATTAATTGCTTTTATGAAGACTTTGACTGATGAAAAGCAATATTAA
- a CDS encoding MATE family efflux transporter: protein MNFSQYTKEFTYNVKLAYPVILGMLGHTLIGIVDNYMVGNLGSTELAAVSLGNSFIFLALSIGIGFSTAITPLTAEANAEENQKKIRTTFHHGLLLCTILGVSLCLVTMLSKQLMYFMDQPQEVVVLAAPYIDWVAFSLIPVVIYQGYKQFADGLSLTKYSMYAIILANVVHVFFNYVLIYGFWIFPKLGVVGAALGTVISRIMMVVFMHFLMKHNAIMKAYFKNFTFKEIKKSIVKKIVALGIPSAMQMLFEVTLFTAAIWLSGTLGKNSQAANQIALILASSTFMVAMGLSVTAMIRVGNSRGLADYKNLIIVARSIFLLAVMVETFFALVFLLLHNFLPHLFLNMNDPAQVLDNQEIILITSKLLIIAAIFQISDGVQVVVLGALRGLQDVKIPMYITFVAYWIVGFPISFYLGKYTDLKAVGVWIGLLAGLTAAALFLYIRFARLTRKLVLEHSEK, encoded by the coding sequence ATGAATTTTTCTCAATACACAAAAGAGTTTACTTACAATGTTAAATTGGCTTACCCCGTAATTCTAGGAATGCTAGGGCATACTTTGATTGGTATTGTGGACAATTATATGGTTGGTAATTTAGGTTCAACAGAGTTGGCTGCGGTTTCTTTAGGGAACAGTTTTATCTTCTTGGCTTTGTCAATTGGGATTGGTTTTTCTACAGCGATAACTCCTTTGACTGCCGAGGCGAATGCAGAGGAAAATCAAAAGAAAATCAGGACAACGTTTCATCATGGTTTGTTGTTATGTACTATTCTTGGGGTGTCGTTATGTTTGGTAACGATGTTGTCCAAGCAATTAATGTATTTTATGGATCAGCCTCAAGAGGTAGTTGTGTTGGCAGCGCCCTATATTGATTGGGTTGCTTTTTCACTGATTCCGGTAGTGATATACCAGGGGTATAAACAGTTTGCAGACGGATTGTCTTTGACTAAATATTCGATGTATGCGATTATTTTGGCCAATGTAGTACACGTGTTTTTTAATTACGTATTAATTTACGGATTTTGGATTTTTCCAAAATTAGGAGTTGTTGGAGCCGCTTTGGGAACGGTTATCTCCAGAATTATGATGGTGGTTTTCATGCATTTTCTGATGAAACATAATGCCATTATGAAAGCTTATTTCAAAAATTTTACTTTCAAGGAAATAAAGAAATCAATTGTAAAAAAAATAGTTGCGTTGGGTATTCCTTCGGCTATGCAAATGCTGTTCGAAGTGACTTTGTTTACGGCAGCGATTTGGCTTTCTGGAACATTAGGGAAAAACAGTCAGGCGGCGAATCAAATTGCGCTGATACTAGCTTCGTCAACATTTATGGTGGCAATGGGTTTGAGTGTAACGGCGATGATTCGAGTGGGTAATTCCAGAGGTTTGGCAGATTATAAGAACCTAATTATTGTAGCTCGCTCCATCTTTTTATTGGCTGTAATGGTTGAAACTTTTTTTGCTTTAGTTTTTCTTTTACTGCATAACTTTTTACCGCATTTGTTCTTGAATATGAACGATCCTGCTCAGGTTTTGGATAATCAGGAAATTATTTTAATTACTTCCAAGTTATTGATTATTGCAGCTATTTTTCAAATTTCGGATGGTGTTCAAGTGGTTGTCTTGGGGGCGCTAAGAGGCCTACAGGACGTGAAAATCCCGATGTATATTACGTTTGTAGCTTATTGGATCGTAGGTTTTCCGATTTCTTTTTATTTGGGAAAATATACCGACTTGAAAGCGGTCGGGGTTTGGATCGGTCTTTTGGCGGGATTGACTGCGGCAGCTTTGTTTTTGTACATTCGTTTTGCACGTTTGACAAGAAAATTGGTTTTGGAGCATTCGGAAAAATAA
- a CDS encoding Cof-type HAD-IIB family hydrolase, translated as MKEVEYKMIVLDMDDTLLTDDHTISDENKEMIFKAQEKGVKVVLASGRPTSAMTEYAKELKMDFYNSFMLSYNGAVITDLKEDKVLFEQTLSKEQIHELYDYSQKNNTHIITYVNEEIVSETDSEFIDIEKNITGMAHNKVTNFKEAVQTNAVKCILLEEPSYLKKVESDLKAAMPHLSVSMSKPFFLEVAQQGIDKAYSLKKLAKKLDIDQSEIIAVGNAGNDLTMIEYAGLGVWVDNVTPELRDKADLIVASNNDHGVAEVIRRFILN; from the coding sequence ATGAAAGAAGTAGAATACAAAATGATTGTTTTGGATATGGATGATACGTTGTTGACTGACGATCATACGATATCAGATGAGAATAAGGAAATGATTTTTAAAGCCCAGGAAAAAGGGGTTAAGGTAGTTTTGGCTTCTGGAAGGCCAACTTCGGCAATGACTGAATATGCCAAAGAACTGAAAATGGATTTTTATAATTCGTTTATGCTTTCTTATAATGGCGCTGTAATTACCGATTTGAAAGAGGATAAAGTGCTGTTTGAACAAACTTTGAGCAAAGAGCAGATTCATGAATTGTATGATTATAGTCAAAAAAACAACACACATATCATTACCTATGTAAATGAGGAAATCGTTAGTGAAACCGATTCGGAATTTATTGATATTGAAAAAAATATTACTGGTATGGCTCATAATAAGGTAACAAATTTTAAAGAAGCCGTTCAAACAAATGCAGTGAAATGTATTTTGTTAGAAGAGCCATCTTATCTAAAAAAAGTAGAAAGTGATTTGAAAGCGGCCATGCCTCATTTGAGTGTGTCAATGTCGAAACCTTTTTTCCTTGAAGTAGCCCAACAAGGAATTGACAAAGCGTATAGTTTGAAAAAATTAGCAAAGAAATTAGATATTGATCAAAGTGAAATTATTGCTGTCGGAAACGCAGGAAATGATTTGACAATGATTGAGTATGCCGGTCTGGGTGTTTGGGTGGACAATGTAACTCCAGAATTGAGAGACAAAGCCGATTTAATAGTAGCTTCGAATAATGACCACGGTGTTGCCGAAGTAATTAGACGTTTTATTTTGAATTAA
- a CDS encoding putative signal transducing protein — MGLMKVFSGSEILALALQEKIEAAGVETLVKNNIQSARMSGFPNSDSAVEVFIEEKDFAKANPVIEEFRLSI, encoded by the coding sequence ATGGGATTAATGAAAGTTTTTTCAGGAAGTGAAATTTTGGCATTGGCTTTGCAGGAAAAAATAGAAGCTGCCGGTGTAGAGACTTTAGTGAAAAATAATATCCAATCGGCTAGAATGTCTGGTTTTCCAAATTCAGATTCAGCTGTTGAGGTATTTATTGAAGAAAAGGATTTTGCAAAAGCAAATCCGGTTATTGAAGAATTTAGGTTGAGTATCTAA
- a CDS encoding DUF6929 family protein — translation MEKFTLELLFHIIGIGSASGLIFKDNNLFIIGDNSGFLYEYNIESKNLQRHEIIENTTDNIAKIDKPDFEAITQHDDTLYVFGSGSTEKRNKMIEINTVAKEIRTNDLTDLYSVMQSFGEIKPEDFNIEGAVYTGEEWYLLNRGNGKSAKNILFTIQGKNLTNEFKILSNNYKLPKIKGVRSSFTDAVILDDKIYFLATAEDTDSTYNDGEILGSFIGCIDKKTMKITFTEKISDTHKFEGLTVYKKSAEAIEFLLCEDNDTAELKSNIYKLKLSTHY, via the coding sequence ATGGAAAAATTCACTCTTGAACTGCTTTTTCATATTATCGGAATAGGTTCTGCCTCCGGACTCATCTTCAAGGACAACAATTTATTCATCATCGGCGACAACAGCGGATTTCTATACGAATACAACATCGAATCCAAAAACCTCCAACGCCATGAAATCATAGAAAACACCACCGATAACATTGCAAAAATTGACAAACCCGATTTTGAAGCCATCACTCAACATGATGACACACTCTATGTTTTTGGTTCGGGATCGACTGAAAAAAGGAATAAAATGATCGAAATCAACACAGTCGCAAAAGAAATAAGAACCAACGATCTCACAGATTTGTATTCGGTTATGCAAAGTTTTGGCGAAATAAAACCCGAAGATTTCAATATAGAAGGTGCTGTTTATACTGGGGAAGAATGGTATTTACTCAATCGCGGCAACGGAAAATCGGCCAAAAATATACTCTTTACAATTCAAGGAAAAAACCTGACTAACGAATTCAAGATACTTTCCAACAATTACAAATTACCAAAAATAAAGGGAGTACGGAGCAGTTTCACCGATGCTGTTATACTCGATGACAAGATTTATTTCCTCGCTACTGCCGAAGACACTGATTCTACTTATAATGATGGCGAAATCTTGGGAAGCTTTATCGGATGCATCGACAAGAAAACAATGAAAATCACTTTTACAGAAAAAATCAGTGATACTCACAAGTTTGAAGGCTTGACTGTTTACAAAAAATCAGCAGAAGCAATTGAATTCTTACTTTGCGAGGATAATGACACTGCAGAATTAAAATCGAATATCTACAAATTAAAATTATCAACACATTATTAA
- a CDS encoding DEAD/DEAH box helicase → MKLKKINQVLQEALIDCGLTEANEMQKETFSTIKSGADAIIVSPKNSGKTTTIVINVIQQLVCEGEESPRALIFVEDKTKILEMEELFEKFGKFTNLRVYGVHEKGDMDYDKNFISAGIDVLIGTPTKLNDMFSTAGFNVNRLRMFIVDDADSILKLRHEPRIMRISNSITKTQRIIFTDQLTERIEILAEKMLVDPYVFDFEEEYEDEYDEDEEDLDEEESVNQDIDDFEEEEEIDDEEEE, encoded by the coding sequence ATGAAGCTTAAAAAAATAAACCAAGTATTGCAGGAAGCCTTAATTGATTGCGGATTGACGGAAGCTAATGAGATGCAAAAAGAAACTTTTTCGACCATAAAAAGTGGAGCAGATGCAATTATCGTTTCCCCAAAGAATTCTGGAAAAACAACAACTATTGTGATTAATGTAATTCAGCAATTGGTTTGCGAAGGTGAGGAATCGCCCCGTGCTTTAATATTTGTGGAAGACAAAACCAAGATTCTTGAAATGGAGGAACTTTTCGAAAAGTTTGGAAAATTCACCAATTTGAGGGTTTATGGGGTTCACGAAAAGGGTGACATGGATTATGATAAAAATTTTATTTCGGCTGGGATTGATGTCCTTATTGGGACGCCAACTAAATTAAATGATATGTTTAGTACGGCTGGATTTAATGTGAATAGATTGCGAATGTTTATTGTTGATGATGCCGATTCGATTTTGAAATTGCGTCATGAGCCAAGAATCATGAGAATTTCAAACAGTATAACCAAAACACAACGTATTATTTTTACGGATCAATTGACAGAACGAATTGAAATCTTGGCTGAAAAAATGCTAGTTGATCCTTATGTTTTTGATTTTGAAGAAGAGTATGAAGACGAGTATGACGAAGATGAGGAAGATTTAGATGAAGAAGAATCAGTAAATCAGGATATAGATGATTTTGAAGAGGAAGAAGAAATTGATGATGAGGAAGAAGAATAG
- the mtaB gene encoding tRNA (N(6)-L-threonylcarbamoyladenosine(37)-C(2))-methylthiotransferase MtaB: MMERKKVAFYTLGCKLNFSETSTIARNLEDEGFDRVDFEEVADMYVINTCSVTENADKQFKQVVRKAMKLNDKAFVAAVGCYAQLKPEELVNVDGVDLVLGATEKFKLSDYINDLSKNDFGEVHSCEIAEADFYVGSYSIGDRTRAFLKVQDGCDYKCTYCTIPLARGISRSDALENVLKNAYEISKQNIKEIVLTGVNIGDYGKGEFGNKKHEHTFLELVQALDEVERIERLRISSIEPNLLKNEIIDFVSKSRTFVPHFHIPLQSGSNDILKLMKRRYLREVYTERVNKIREVMPDACIGVDVIVGFPGETDEHFLETYHFLNELNISYLHVFTYSERDNTEAVEMGAVVPNNVRAKRSKMLRGLSVKKRRAFYESQLGTTRTVLFEGENKEGYIHGFTENYVKVKTPWNPELVNTLHEINLTKIDEDGSVRMEFLNVGV, from the coding sequence ATTATGGAAAGAAAAAAAGTTGCCTTTTACACGCTTGGGTGTAAACTGAATTTTTCAGAAACATCGACCATTGCCCGCAATTTGGAAGATGAAGGATTTGATCGTGTCGATTTTGAGGAAGTCGCCGATATGTATGTAATCAATACCTGCTCGGTTACAGAGAATGCCGATAAACAATTCAAACAAGTAGTTCGCAAGGCGATGAAACTGAACGACAAAGCATTTGTTGCTGCTGTTGGTTGTTATGCGCAATTGAAACCTGAAGAATTGGTCAATGTTGACGGAGTGGATCTCGTTCTTGGAGCCACCGAGAAATTCAAACTCAGCGACTATATCAATGATTTATCGAAGAATGATTTTGGCGAAGTGCATTCATGCGAGATAGCTGAAGCCGATTTTTATGTTGGCAGTTATTCGATTGGGGACAGAACCCGTGCTTTCTTGAAAGTGCAGGATGGCTGCGATTATAAATGTACCTATTGTACGATTCCGCTTGCCCGTGGAATTTCCAGAAGCGACGCATTGGAAAATGTGTTGAAAAACGCTTACGAAATTTCGAAGCAAAACATTAAAGAAATCGTTTTGACTGGAGTTAATATTGGGGATTATGGAAAAGGGGAGTTTGGAAATAAAAAACACGAACATACTTTCTTAGAATTGGTTCAGGCCTTAGATGAAGTTGAGAGAATTGAAAGATTGCGTATTTCGTCTATTGAACCTAATTTATTGAAAAACGAAATCATAGATTTTGTTTCAAAAAGCAGAACTTTTGTGCCGCATTTCCATATTCCATTGCAGTCGGGAAGTAATGACATTTTGAAATTAATGAAGCGCCGTTATTTACGTGAAGTATATACAGAACGAGTGAATAAGATTCGGGAAGTGATGCCTGATGCTTGCATTGGTGTCGATGTGATTGTTGGTTTTCCTGGTGAAACAGATGAACATTTCCTTGAAACCTATCATTTCTTAAACGAATTGAACATTTCGTATTTACATGTTTTCACTTATTCGGAACGCGACAATACCGAAGCTGTCGAAATGGGAGCTGTTGTTCCAAATAATGTTCGAGCAAAAAGAAGCAAAATGCTAAGAGGTTTGTCGGTTAAAAAACGTCGTGCTTTTTACGAAAGTCAGTTGGGAACTACAAGAACCGTTCTTTTTGAAGGTGAAAATAAAGAGGGTTATATTCACGGATTTACTGAGAATTATGTAAAAGTAAAAACACCTTGGAATCCAGAATTGGTAAACACTTTGCACGAAATCAATTTGACAAAAATTGATGAAGACGGAAGTGTAAGAATGGAATTTTTAAATGTTGGGGTTTAA
- a CDS encoding phospholipid scramblase-related protein — translation MNPILNKNLFLIKEHVGMFKAANNYDIYDPENNQLILNCRENNLGFFTKIIRFTKYKTMTPFNVEVSTTSGEKVLSVRRGVTFFRSDVEVYNGKEQLIGFFKQKLWSLGGKFEVVDKNLKPVCLLQGEWTGWDFKFTKDTTELAQVSKKWAGIGKEFFTSADNYVLQIKETVTENNTDRQLIMAAVMCIDMVLKEK, via the coding sequence ATGAATCCAATTTTAAACAAAAATCTTTTTCTAATTAAGGAGCATGTTGGGATGTTCAAAGCCGCCAATAATTATGACATTTATGACCCCGAAAACAACCAATTAATTCTGAATTGCAGAGAGAATAATCTCGGTTTTTTTACAAAAATAATCCGATTTACAAAATACAAAACTATGACCCCTTTTAATGTAGAGGTAAGTACAACCTCCGGCGAAAAAGTTTTGAGTGTAAGGCGTGGGGTAACATTTTTCCGTTCGGATGTTGAAGTTTACAACGGAAAAGAACAATTAATTGGTTTTTTTAAACAGAAACTTTGGTCTTTAGGAGGTAAATTTGAAGTAGTGGACAAAAACCTAAAACCAGTTTGTTTACTACAAGGAGAATGGACAGGATGGGATTTTAAATTCACGAAAGACACTACCGAATTGGCACAAGTGAGCAAAAAATGGGCAGGAATAGGCAAAGAATTTTTTACAAGCGCTGATAATTATGTACTTCAAATTAAAGAAACCGTAACAGAAAACAATACCGATAGACAACTAATTATGGCTGCGGTTATGTGTATTGACATGGTATTGAAAGAGAAATAA